The Xiphophorus couchianus chromosome 14, X_couchianus-1.0, whole genome shotgun sequence genome includes a region encoding these proteins:
- the ift46 gene encoding intraflagellar transport protein 46 homolog, translating to MERTDRGKDPQLLRNQPYDESLDVEDGEEVPSVYSPTPRGQRQTEWSSNKVLGIMSTSSSRIPLDEKHRPVRATELAGLKPGPGLTQEEEEEEEEEDSDEEESDEDDDDDEPTETLEGVYDPADYSNLPVTTEIRELFQYITRYSPQNQELDLCLKPFIPDFIPAVGDIDAFLKVPRPDGKPDNLGLLVLDEPSVKQSDPTVLSLWLSEETKQHGTTELKKVPSVAGPRTNPRAVDSWVDSISALHRSKPPASVRYSRTMPDLDSLMQEWPPEVEELLGALQLPPARLACSLLQYADLVCSLLEIPVHGTRVQSLHLLFCLYLEFRDSQHFTSRV from the exons ATGGAGCGGACCGACCGGGGAAAGGACCCCCAGCTGCTGAGGAACCAACCCTACGACGAGAGTCTGGACGTGGAGGACGGAGAGGAGGTACCGAGTGTCTACAGCCCGACTCCCCGAGGACAGAGACAG ACCGAGTGGAGCAGCAATAAGGTTCTTGGCATCAtgtccaccagcagcagcaggatccCGCTGGATGAGAAGCACAGACCTGTGAGGGCCACAGAGCTGGCAGGGCTGAAGCCAGGGCCCGGTCTGAcccaggaggaagaggaggaggaagaagaggaggactCCGATGAGGAGGAGtctgatgaggatgatgatgacgatgagcCCACTGAAACTCTGGAGGGAGTGTACGACCCTGCAGACTACTCCAACCTGCCGGTTACCACGGAGATCAGAGAGCTGTTCCAGTACATCACCCG GTACTCTCCTCAGAACCAGGAACTGGACCTCTGCCTCAAGCCCTTCATCCCGGACTTCATCCCAGCTGTAGGAGACATCGATGCCTTCCTAAAG GTACCGAGGCCAGATGGGAAACCAGACAACCTGGGCCTACTGGTTCTGGATGAGCCCAGTGTGAAGCAGTCGGACCCGACGGTTCTGTCTCTGTGGCTGTCGGAGGAAACCAAACAGCACGGAACCACAGAG CTGAAGAAGGTTCCGAGCGTGGCGGGCCCGCGGACCAATCCCCGGGCCGTGGACAGCTGGGTGGATAGCATCAGCGCGCTGCACCGGTCCAAGCCACCGGCCAGTGTGCGCTACAGCAGAACCATGCCGGACCTGGACAGCCTGATGCAGGAGTGGCCCccggaggtggaggagctgctgggGGCCCTGCAGCTGCCGCCGGCCCGCCTGGCCTGCAGCCTGCTGCAGTACGCCGACCTGGTCTGCAGCCTGCTGGAAATCCCCGTCCACGGAACCAGGGTCCAGAGCCTGCACCTGCTCTTCTGCCTCTACCTGGAGTTCAGAGACTCCCAGCACTTCACCAGCCGAGTGTag